The genomic interval GCAAGTTCtggtccttcctctcccctcGGTGGGCTCCTCCGGCCCTTCCTCTcaccccggcggcggggggacgTCAGGGGAGACCCTTGGTGAGCCGTGCCCTGGCACAGACCCCCCGGTTCTCTTTGTAGTCGGGCCGGGAGCTCGTCCCTCCCGGTGTTGGCAGGCTTGATCCCCCGTGAATGACCGTTGTGATCCCGGGACCGGCGTAAATTGCTGCAGGAGCGGCTTTTCGGCATCCCCCGTGTCTCGTCGCGTCCACTTTGAGGCGGTGGGCACCGAGGTTGCATCCGCTTTGAGGTGCTGGGTGCCGAGACGTCGCAGCTCCGGCGGTGACAATAAACCTCCCTTTCGCCTCTGCCCGGGTGCCTCCCGTCTCTTGCCTGCCGCCCTCGCTGGGCACGAAGGCTGGCGCGAAGCCTCGGCTGCCGGCCTGCTGCCGCAAACCTGACCCGGGTGGGTCGGGAAGGAATCGGCCCGTTTCTGTCCCGCTCGCGCGGGGGTTTCTCCCCGCCGTCGCTGCCTTAGACCGCCCTTTCCGCTTCAGCATTGCTCGGAGCGGCTCTGGCACGCTCGGCAACTGGTCTGAGGCTCTGCGAGCCCCCTCGCCCGCGCGTTCCCCCGCCCTGCTTTATTTACGTCCCACGTCCTTTATTTCATGTAATTTGCCCCCAGGGAGGGTGAACCCGTGGCTCGGGCCACGACACGCACGTGCCAAAATCTCTCTTTGTAGCCTCGTTTTGCTCCTGTGCAGCCGAGACTGGGATATGGCAGGGGGCAGGTGTGCCGGGGCAGAGGCGGCGGGCTCCGGCCCTTCCAGGGGTGGCACTTTGTCGCTCCGTGAAGGGAGTCGGGCTGCTGCGGTGCGTCGTGTCACACCCGGACGTCGCTTCGGCCCTCGGCGGCAAGGAAGGAGCAGAAGCGGCCGACGTGGGACTGCGGCGGGGCGGCACGGTGGCCGGCAGGGACCCCGGCCCGTCCCGCCGGGACCGGGCAGGCGGTCGCTTCCCCAcgctctctctctttctgccttcCATCTCTGCTGCCGCTGGGGACCGAGGATGGCTGCGTCCCCGCggtcccctccgctcccccccgccAGGCTGTTAACTCAGCCCTCCCCACCGATCTCTGCCCTTCCAGGTTCCCCGGAGGATGGAGCCGGCATCGGTGAGGACGAAAGTCCCCTCCTTCCTGTCCGACCTGGGGAAGGCCACGCTCCGGGGTATCCGGAAATGTCCCCGCTGCGGCACTTACAACGGCACCCGAGGCCTGAGCTGCAAGAACAAGAACTGCGGGACTGTCTTCCGCTACGGCACACGCAAGCAGCCCGGCGTCGACGCTGTCAAGATCATCACCGGCTCCGACTTGCAGGTTTATTCGGTGCGGCAGAGGGACCGGGGACCGGATTACCGGTGCTTTGTGGAGCTGGGGGTCTCGGAGACGGCCATCCAGACGGTTGACGGGACCATCATCACGCAGCTCAGCTCCGGCCGCTGCTACGTGCCTTCGTGTCTGAAAGCGGCCACGCAAGGCGTGGTGGAGAACCAGTGCCAGCACGTCAAACTGGCCCTGAACTGCCAGACCGAGGCCACCCCCCTCACCCTGAAAAGCTCGGTGCTCAACTCCATGCAGGCTTCGCCCGAAACCAAACAAACCATATGGCAGCTGGCGACCGAGCCCACGGGACCGCTGGTGCAGCGGATCACCAAGAACGTCCTGGTCGTGAAGTGCAAGGCCAGCCAGAAGCACAGCCTCGGCTACCTGCACGCCTCCTTTGCCCAGAAAATGAGCGCCAAGACGCTGACGGACCACAGGTTCTCCTGCTCGTGCCAGACTCCGAAGCCCGGCAAGGGCGGCCCGGCCGAGGAGGAggcgccgccggcaccgccgcgcTGCATTCACTTCTTCGCCTGCATCTGCGCCTTCGCCAGCGACGAGAGCCTGGCGCAGGAGTTCGCTGACTTCCTCACCTACGACGCCGGCGGTAGGTGGGGGGGCGATGTGCAGAGGATTTGGGcggatggggggcggggggggaggcgggcTGTCAAGGGGCCTTGTCAGGCCGatgcctcctgctcctgccctttCAGCTGCTTCGCTTTGCCTGGGTTGCCCTTACACCTGCTCCCTATCGGCGCTTCATTAGCTGGGGCTTTatttcctgcccccctccctctgcAAGTGGAGAGCTTTGTGGAGTGTGATTTCTCTGGGGCTGCAGCTTTGCCCCTCGCTCCCAGAGTGGGCCTGGAGCTGGGTCTCCTCTTCCTTTTGGGCTGGAGCGGTGCTGGGGGAAGCCCAGCTCGCTGTGAACGCCCCTCCGGTGGCAGCAGCCGCTGGGATTTGGTTCCCCCCggcgggggtcggggggggggggggggtggtgggtgtgtGCACCCCAGTAGGTGTGCCCAGATGATCCTGCCCTGTCTTTAGTTACCCGAAGGTGAAAATCTGCCCTGAGGAAAGCAACCTGGGTCACACGAGTGAATTATTAAAATCACGGCTCGTCTCAATGTTCGTtcctcgccccccaccccccgaaaaaaaagaaaggtgtgcATCTGCAGGGCCGGCAGGGATTTGGGGTTTCTCCGAGGACGTTTGGGGTGTGCCGGGaggtctcggggggggggggggggggcgggcggcagTGACTGCTggcgtggggagggggacacgagacccccgtgtccctgcagcactgctgtgTTTGGTTGACATGCATTTTAAGGACAGAGGCTTGTTTCTCCTAGGTCTGAAAGGGATGGTGGTCCCGCAGTTGGTGAGTAGCCCCGAATCCACGGTGCAGGCTGGGGAGGCGGCTGCTGCTAAGcccaagaagaggaaaaaggacacGACGCCTGGTGAGT from Accipiter gentilis chromosome 28, bAccGen1.1, whole genome shotgun sequence carries:
- the LOC126051670 gene encoding uncharacterized protein C2orf42-like, encoding MEPASVRTKVPSFLSDLGKATLRGIRKCPRCGTYNGTRGLSCKNKNCGTVFRYGTRKQPGVDAVKIITGSDLQVYSVRQRDRGPDYRCFVELGVSETAIQTVDGTIITQLSSGRCYVPSCLKAATQGVVENQCQHVKLALNCQTEATPLTLKSSVLNSMQASPETKQTIWQLATEPTGPLVQRITKNVLVVKCKASQKHSLGYLHASFAQKMSAKTLTDHRFSCSCQTPKPGKGGPAEEEAPPAPPRCIHFFACICAFASDESLAQEFADFLTYDAGGLKGMVVPQLVSSPESTVQAGEAAAAKPKKRKKDTTPGTQATSPLLAQDPARSNPRRSSLKKPAVASSPKRQGCTQLLDESQVTLSFQDWLASVTERIHQTMHYQFEGKPEPLVFHIPQAFFDALQQRISSGSAKKRLPNSTTAFVRKDALPLGTFSKYTWHITNVLQVKQIFDTPELPLEITRSFIQNRDGTYELFRCPKVEVESIAEAYGHLEKQPAIRPLELKTFLKVGNTSPTQKEPTPFIIEWIPNILPQARIGELRIKFQYGHHGGPRPGAHRRPPAAPEPPLDLAPLAAIAFP